The nucleotide window aaaagggAGATGAAAATAACTGGAGTGGGTACCTTCCACCGCCTGGCAAAGCTCTCTTTTCTTCTGAGCAAGTGTTTCAAGCTCAGCTAAGCCTGAGCCAGGATTGTGTTCTGCAACTTTAATGATTGTAATGGGTCTAAACCATAATGGTCTCTCACCAAATCTTGAAGTGTTTATTCTTGAATGATTTCTAGATGGAACAAAATTTTGGAGTTTCATGGCATTCATGGTTCTACAAATAAGAGGACTCACATGGGAATCTGTCATTGGTGGCTGAACTAGCTTAGTGACCATTGAACCTTCACGTGGGATGAGAGACAGAAGGATGAAACATAGGAGAGGGTCGTTGCTCTATCTATTTTGCTGATAAGGAGTTATTAAGGCTGAAAATTTCGGCCAAAGGGAAACTGTGACACgatttagtttttataacaaAGGTTGTGTGGATAGGTCTATCGAGACATGTGGTTTAGAAGTTCCCATTTGAAGGACACGAGATCCAGTTGATAGATACCTTATGCGTTGGTCTTCTACGTGCCAACCTCTAAAGGCCCATGTtctaatagagagaaaaaaacattattttgtgaagttttttatataaaaaattacccTGCAGCTGAGTCTTCATTTCAATAGGGAGTGCACACAACAATAGGGTCATGCTCAGAACATTTATGAATTAATCAAGTTCGCATGTGTCTGGGATAAGATTAGATAggatacaaagaaaaaagttctCAAGCTGGTTAATTGGTTGCAAGGGAAAGAGCAGAATTGCAAAGACGTCTTAGAAGCTTGAGCAAACCTTCTAGTGAGATAAGCAGACACAAATATGAAACAAGGGAAATTGCAACGCAAAACACGACGAATTAAATCCTCAAGTGTCTCTAATGCAGTTTAAGATCTGGCAACAATCCCTAAAGACTTGAAATAAAATTCATCTGGTAACTGGTAAGTCCTTCAATTGAACTAAAATTTTCAAGTAAACAATTTTCATAGAAAGAGTGCAGTTGGTAAGAAattaagagaaacaaaaatgaatgTATCTAGACTCGGAAAAAAATATCCTAGATTCATATTTTacttctttaaaaaaagaagttaaagtcACTATATCTAGTGGCACGAGACGTGGGTGATTTATATAAGACCATAAGTTCAAACTCATGGTCacgtaaagaaaagaaagaaaaaaaaggtcctAGAAGGTATACATGacaaattatttgaaaactCCTACCTAAAGAGGGTcacatattaaaataacttacgGGAAGCCAGATTTTGTAAACTAAAATTTAGTAGTACAATTGTAAATTTGAGTGTCGATAAAACTACATAGAACTAGAATCCACAAACAATGTCAACAGTCAGCAACACCCTGTATggatttcttattttataactaAAACATATGCTCTAGGCAGCAGGATTTGATTGGTTGGATTCTTGCTGTTGTTTCCACTGCTCTGGGGTAACAGCTTTCTTAATAGAGAGAGCATGAATTTGTTTCATTTCCTCCTCTAAGGCAGCATTCACCATTCGATGCCTCTCAAGTAGCCTTTTGCCTTCAAACTGTTCGGATACAATCTCTACCACAAAACTTGCACCGCACCTAATAGCCACATTATAACAttgtaagataaaaaaaaaaggaggaagTAAACAGTGCTACAAAGTAGAGAACAAAAAGTCTGTTAGTGGGGAAAAAAAAACGCTTACCCTCCAGATATATCAACCACTTCCTgaaacacaaataaaataaaatcagacCACGGAATATGAAGAAAGGGAGGGGTGTCAAATACAGGGTAGGGTACACAGCTGAAGTTAGCCCATTTCATGTTTGGTGcataaaatttgatttgttaTGCATAACTCCCATGAACTTAGGCAAATCATGAAACTGTTAAACAGAGGGCTAGAATTAACAGACAATCTCCAAACCCTTATAAAAAATCCCCTTTAAGTTTaacaaattttcatatttaaagtaTTACACACCCCATGTGACATGCAAGTGGGAAGCTCTCTATTAACAATATTGAAAGAAGTTTTTGTGATGAAGCAAACCACAACATtgacaaacataaaatttttgtaaatgTTTAAAATGATTGGACATGTGTGAAAAATTCAAGAGACAACACTTAATTCAAGGTCACTGCATAATTCACTCAGACTGTCCAGTGTCAAAGGAAATTCCAAAATTGTTGTATGGATTTCTGATAGTCATAGATAATAACAGGTACCATAGAGCACATGAGAATTTTAGATCGAGTAAAATTCCAATGCATTAACTAAGCAACCAAGATCCAATGGATAAGTAGAAGCACCATGAACCATGTATTCTcacacaattaaataaataagaaagtcAATAATCCATGTAGGAGAAGACAGTTTATGTCAGCAACTCTTTGATATCTACAAAATGGTTGCAGTCAGATATGGAAATAACCAACCCACTAAGGTTGGCCAAGTGGTGAGGGTTTGAATATTTCGCACAAGGTATCAAACTTGTTGCCGCAGATACACCAAAGAAAGAAGATAAGGAAATAACTTGgaacaaaaaatacttaagcTCATTAAAAGGAGCAAAGCAGTAAAACCCAGTCAAAAGAAACCAGACAGCCAAAGAGATCAATTCTGGTGGCTTAAGAATTCGCAATACTATCTGGTACATGTTACAGATTTGGATATGCCCTGTGCCATCTTGCCAAGTATGCAGCACAATGGGATAAGTCAGTATGCAGTGGGTTTGTGGGATGCTTTTGTACTTGCCTTGGGATGCAAGGGTTTCTTTCTCTTAGATTCCCACACccataaaaaagaaatacacaAAGCTACGAAGAAATCAAAGATCTATTAAATGCACAGACATGACCATCCACAATCATCATAATTTGCATAGTGCAAATGGGGTTCTTTGAGTTTGAGTTTGAGTTTGAGCATTCCCATGCTAACTCTCTTCCTCCCAATAGAGCTGCTACATCTCCACTTGTTATTCCGTTGTCATCAACTCCAAGCTCCACCCTTTACTTGGGTATCTTGATGCTACCTTCACATTTTTCTGCTTCACAGCCCTGCTCTATCTCTTCTCCAACTGTCATTTTCATGAATTGAAACAAGAATGGGAGTGACCTAACTTACAACTCAACCATGAATTGCTACCCACAAACCAATTCATGGTTCTCTAGATAAACCAACGAATTATGCTTCACTCCTTGGATAAAGCTTCGTTTCAATCAAAAGCTATTTCTCATTTAGAAGCCGAAACTTTAGGTTCTATACATGcacttataaaagaagaaaataaggaaaaataaagtaagCTTCTCCAAAAGCTAAAATTAACTTACGTTAAAGCTAATATGTAGAAGC belongs to Glycine soja cultivar W05 chromosome 5, ASM419377v2, whole genome shotgun sequence and includes:
- the LOC114413200 gene encoding protein BOLA2-like — protein: MGVTKEQVELSLKAKLNPSHLEVVDISGGCGASFVVEIVSEQFEGKRLLERHRMVNAALEEEMKQIHALSIKKAVTPEQWKQQQESNQSNPAA